One Lacipirellulaceae bacterium DNA window includes the following coding sequences:
- a CDS encoding aminotransferase produces MNFDVETIPNQDIWETDRKHLLHPFTHFDSFREEGSLTITSGEGATVYDADGKQYIDAVGGLWCTNIGLGRQEMADAIADQAKKLAYSNTFCDMTSAPAAQLAGLLADLAPGSLNHVFFTTGGSTAIDSAYRLIQFYQSCRGKTEKRHILSRKAAYHGSTYLSMSIGGKKSDRVPEFAYITDTIHHLSCPNYYRAPEGMSESEFCDHLLDEMKAKIHELGAENVAAFFAEPVMGAGGVVVPPAGYHRRTHELCKENDILYVSDEVVTAFGRLGEWFASESVFGIQPDIITCAKGITSGYVPLGAVLFSEEIYETIAAPNPDRVFANGFTYSGHPVSCAAALKNIEIIERENLLEKVRKDGPYLREKLEELRDLPTVGDVRGSHYMVCVESVADKQTKQPFPDAMNIGKKISNRCEEMGLIIRPVVHLNVLSPPLTLTREEIDFCIEVLRKAMIQVGEDLRAEGLLS; encoded by the coding sequence ATGAATTTTGACGTCGAAACCATCCCGAATCAGGACATTTGGGAGACTGATCGTAAGCATCTTCTTCATCCCTTTACGCACTTTGATTCCTTTCGCGAGGAGGGATCACTGACGATCACAAGCGGCGAGGGGGCGACCGTTTACGACGCAGACGGCAAACAGTATATCGATGCCGTTGGCGGTTTGTGGTGCACGAACATTGGACTTGGCCGGCAGGAAATGGCTGACGCCATCGCCGATCAGGCCAAGAAACTTGCCTACTCGAATACCTTTTGCGACATGACCTCGGCACCTGCCGCTCAGCTCGCTGGCCTCCTGGCTGACCTGGCACCTGGCTCGCTGAATCACGTTTTCTTCACGACGGGTGGCTCAACCGCCATCGACAGTGCTTACCGCCTGATCCAGTTTTACCAAAGCTGTCGCGGCAAGACAGAGAAGCGTCACATCTTGTCTCGCAAGGCGGCCTATCACGGCTCGACGTATCTCTCGATGTCGATTGGCGGTAAGAAGTCCGACCGCGTGCCGGAGTTTGCTTACATTACCGACACCATCCACCACCTCTCGTGCCCGAATTACTACCGTGCACCGGAGGGCATGTCGGAGTCGGAGTTTTGCGACCATCTTCTCGACGAGATGAAGGCAAAAATACATGAGTTGGGTGCTGAGAATGTCGCCGCTTTCTTCGCCGAACCAGTGATGGGCGCCGGCGGCGTGGTGGTTCCTCCAGCCGGATACCATCGTCGGACCCACGAGCTCTGCAAAGAGAACGATATTCTCTACGTCTCCGATGAGGTCGTGACGGCGTTTGGCCGACTTGGCGAATGGTTTGCCTCAGAATCAGTCTTCGGCATTCAGCCAGACATCATCACTTGCGCGAAAGGAATCACCTCTGGTTATGTACCGTTGGGTGCCGTGCTCTTCTCCGAGGAGATCTACGAAACGATCGCTGCGCCGAATCCCGACCGTGTCTTCGCCAATGGCTTCACCTATTCGGGCCATCCCGTCTCGTGTGCGGCAGCACTCAAGAACATCGAAATCATCGAGCGTGAGAATCTGCTCGAAAAAGTGCGAAAAGACGGCCCCTACCTACGCGAAAAGTTAGAGGAGCTGCGAGACCTACCCACGGTTGGCGACGTACGAGGCAGTCATTATATGGTTTGTGTCGAGAGCGTCGCCGACAAACAGACGAAGCAACCTTTCCCTGACGCGATGAACATCGGCAAGAAAATCTCGAATCGCTGCGAGGAGATGGGACTGATCATCAGGCCAGTCGTCCACCTGAACGTCTTATCGCCCCCCCTCACCTTGACACGCGAAGAGATCGATTTCTGCATCGAAGTTCTACGCAAAGCCATGATTCAGGTAGGAGAAGACTTGCGCGCCGAAGGTTTGCTCAGCTAA
- a CDS encoding sodium:solute symporter family protein codes for MSLVAVGGFIVVMIVVGVLAGRRATGSEEFLVAGRSLPLWLCTATLTATWMGAGTVIGAAGAAYEGGILGVIADPFGAALCLTIAGTFYVRTLRRMQLLTIADFFQLRFSSSVGILSSVALIVLYVGWTAVQFKAFGTVAGSLVEVDPRLAISLGAVIILIYTATGGMWAVAFTDAIQIVLLLVGLVIMLPLVVSSLGGFDATFAKLSTEQLRFTPSEPTGAAWLEYVRAWLIIGLGSIATQDLMQRSFSARSESVAQGSAYIAAVLYLTFGMIPVLLGLIGAHAMPGLEDPEMIVPELASQHLHPVGAVILVGALLAAVMSSADSALLAPASVLSANILPLFRPNASEKLSFAVARWSIPVIGMAALVVALTADKIYDLMLSSFELPLVSLFVPFTAGIWWKRANATGALASMLTGGVVWGLCLAFAGDLPAELVGLGASALALFVVSLATQRSDPPRPLTDRDGKVLA; via the coding sequence TTGTCGCTAGTTGCAGTTGGCGGCTTTATCGTCGTGATGATTGTGGTTGGCGTTCTGGCGGGGAGACGAGCCACTGGATCGGAAGAATTCCTCGTAGCTGGCCGGTCGCTGCCGCTTTGGCTCTGCACGGCTACATTAACGGCCACTTGGATGGGGGCTGGTACCGTGATCGGGGCCGCTGGAGCGGCTTACGAAGGCGGCATTTTGGGAGTCATTGCTGACCCGTTTGGGGCTGCTCTTTGTCTGACGATTGCCGGAACGTTCTATGTCCGTACGTTGCGCCGGATGCAGTTGCTCACCATTGCCGACTTTTTCCAGCTACGATTCAGTTCCAGCGTGGGAATCCTTTCCAGCGTTGCCCTGATTGTGCTGTACGTGGGATGGACTGCTGTCCAATTCAAAGCTTTCGGAACGGTCGCCGGTTCGCTGGTCGAGGTTGACCCCAGGCTAGCGATTTCTTTAGGTGCGGTGATCATATTGATCTACACCGCAACGGGTGGCATGTGGGCGGTTGCGTTTACCGACGCGATCCAGATTGTTCTGCTGCTGGTCGGACTGGTGATCATGCTGCCTTTGGTTGTTAGTAGTCTGGGAGGATTCGATGCCACGTTTGCGAAGCTCTCGACGGAGCAATTGCGCTTTACGCCAAGTGAGCCCACCGGTGCCGCGTGGCTCGAATACGTGCGTGCTTGGCTAATCATTGGACTTGGAAGCATCGCCACGCAAGACTTAATGCAGCGCAGCTTTTCTGCTCGTAGCGAGTCGGTCGCACAGGGATCTGCCTACATCGCTGCCGTGCTGTATCTTACTTTTGGGATGATTCCTGTGCTGCTCGGCTTGATCGGTGCTCACGCAATGCCAGGACTAGAAGACCCTGAAATGATTGTGCCTGAGTTGGCGTCGCAGCACCTTCACCCCGTCGGCGCGGTGATTCTCGTCGGAGCGTTGCTCGCCGCAGTGATGAGTAGTGCTGACAGTGCGTTACTCGCTCCCGCGAGTGTTTTGAGTGCGAACATTCTACCTTTGTTCCGCCCTAACGCCTCTGAAAAACTCTCATTTGCCGTGGCGCGTTGGTCCATTCCAGTGATTGGCATGGCTGCGTTGGTCGTTGCATTGACGGCCGATAAAATCTACGACCTGATGCTCAGCTCGTTCGAGCTGCCACTGGTGAGCTTGTTTGTGCCGTTCACAGCTGGCATTTGGTGGAAACGGGCCAACGCGACCGGCGCGCTCGCATCGATGCTCACCGGCGGAGTGGTGTGGGGACTTTGCCTAGCATTTGCTGGAGACTTGCCAGCCGAGCTCGTTGGGTTAGGGGCAAGCGCGTTGGCCTTGTTCGTCGTTTCGCTTGCCACCCAGCGGAGCGATCCGCCACGACCGCTGACTGATCGTGATGGAAAAGTCCTTGCTTAG
- a CDS encoding Gfo/Idh/MocA family oxidoreductase, giving the protein MATPSVDSRRHFLKSSAGVAALSVTSALAETSGVHSGVDETLRIGLVGCGGRGTGAAIDALAADPHAKLVAVGDVFLDRAEQCLKDLKRSKEFGDRVTVDEEHVFSGFENYKLVIDVCDVVLLTTPPHFRPRHLAYAVEKGRHVLVEKPVAVDAPGVRSVIESCKKAKENSLSIVSGLCWRYDLGVRETMRQVLEEKVIGDLVAIESSYNANTLWHRGDKPEWSRMEYQLRNWLYYTWLSGDHILEQAVHSLDKTAWLLGDIQPESAMALGGRQQRTDPKYGHVYDHFTVFYKYPTGQHVYFTCRQQDGTSTHVDELVLGTKGKAQILRNKIMPAEGKTWRYRGPKPSMYRVEHEHLFRSIRAGEPINDGHYMCNSTMIGLMGRMAAYSGKTLGWDECYNSEERLGPTEYAWSDLPEPEVAIPGKEFSV; this is encoded by the coding sequence ATGGCAACTCCAAGTGTCGATTCGCGACGCCATTTCTTGAAGTCATCTGCAGGGGTCGCTGCCCTTAGTGTGACGAGTGCACTCGCTGAAACTTCGGGGGTGCATTCCGGCGTTGATGAAACGCTCCGTATTGGACTTGTTGGGTGCGGGGGGCGAGGGACAGGAGCTGCGATTGATGCTTTGGCGGCTGATCCCCATGCCAAGCTTGTGGCCGTGGGTGATGTTTTTTTGGATCGAGCAGAGCAGTGCCTCAAGGATCTCAAGAGGAGCAAGGAATTTGGAGATCGAGTCACCGTTGATGAGGAACACGTTTTCAGCGGTTTCGAGAATTACAAACTGGTTATTGATGTCTGCGACGTAGTGCTGCTAACAACCCCGCCCCACTTTCGCCCAAGACACTTGGCCTACGCCGTCGAGAAGGGCAGGCACGTCCTCGTCGAGAAACCCGTCGCCGTGGATGCTCCCGGAGTACGGAGTGTCATCGAGAGTTGCAAGAAGGCGAAAGAGAATTCCCTCTCGATCGTTTCTGGACTCTGCTGGCGGTACGACCTGGGGGTTCGTGAAACCATGCGGCAAGTCTTGGAAGAGAAGGTCATTGGCGATTTGGTCGCCATTGAGTCGAGTTACAACGCGAATACGCTTTGGCATCGGGGTGACAAACCTGAGTGGAGCCGGATGGAATACCAACTGCGAAACTGGCTCTACTACACCTGGCTCTCAGGCGATCACATTTTAGAGCAGGCCGTTCATTCTCTCGATAAGACGGCTTGGCTCTTGGGCGACATTCAACCCGAATCGGCGATGGCATTGGGTGGTCGTCAGCAACGGACCGACCCCAAGTATGGCCACGTCTACGATCATTTCACCGTATTCTATAAGTACCCCACTGGCCAACACGTGTATTTCACCTGCCGCCAGCAAGATGGAACTTCAACGCATGTTGATGAGCTTGTTCTTGGCACCAAGGGAAAAGCACAAATATTGCGCAATAAGATAATGCCTGCCGAAGGGAAAACTTGGCGTTACCGTGGCCCGAAACCGAGCATGTATCGCGTTGAACATGAACACCTCTTCAGGAGTATTCGCGCAGGCGAGCCGATCAACGACGGCCATTATATGTGTAACAGCACGATGATCGGATTAATGGGTCGTATGGCCGCCTACAGCGGCAAGACCCTGGGTTGGGACGAATGCTACAACAGCGAAGAGCGCCTTGGTCCTACTGAGTACGCATGGTCAGATCTGCCCGAACCAGAGGTTGCCATTCCAGGAAAGGAATTCTCGGTTTGA